One stretch of Cohnella algarum DNA includes these proteins:
- a CDS encoding Glu/Leu/Phe/Val family dehydrogenase: MIFERMELDDYEQVLFCQDRRSGLKAIIAIHDTTLGPALGGTRMWNYASEDEALEDVLRLAKGMTYKHAVSGLDLGGGKAVIIGDPRRDKSEAMFRAFGRYIQGLGGRYITAEDVGTTVEDMDTIRLETSYVTGVSPTFGSSGNPSPATAFGVYHGMKAAAHEVFGSDRLEGKVVAVQGVGNVAYHLCRYLREEGARLVVCDINEHQVRRAVEEFGAKAVDPADIYDAACDIYAPCALGATINDETIPRLKAKIVAGSANNQLQEERHGRMLYELGIAYAPDYVLNAGGVINIADELNGYNRERAFRKIEEIRFGIARIFSISKELGIPTDQAAARLAEERIAAIRSAKGIFVREELNALGRR, translated from the coding sequence ATGATTTTCGAACGCATGGAGTTGGACGATTACGAGCAGGTGCTGTTCTGCCAGGACAGGCGTTCGGGACTGAAGGCGATCATCGCCATTCACGATACGACGCTGGGACCTGCGCTCGGCGGCACAAGGATGTGGAATTACGCGAGCGAGGACGAAGCGCTTGAGGACGTGCTCCGCCTCGCGAAGGGGATGACGTACAAGCATGCCGTATCCGGACTCGATCTAGGGGGCGGCAAGGCGGTCATCATCGGGGATCCCCGCCGGGACAAAAGCGAGGCGATGTTCCGCGCTTTCGGCCGCTATATTCAAGGTTTGGGAGGGCGGTATATAACGGCCGAGGACGTCGGAACGACGGTCGAGGATATGGACACGATCCGTCTGGAAACGAGCTATGTCACCGGCGTCTCGCCGACCTTCGGCTCGTCCGGCAATCCTTCGCCGGCTACGGCGTTCGGCGTCTACCACGGGATGAAGGCCGCGGCGCACGAGGTTTTCGGCTCCGACCGGCTTGAGGGCAAGGTCGTCGCGGTTCAAGGCGTCGGGAATGTCGCCTACCACCTGTGCCGCTATTTGCGCGAGGAGGGCGCGAGGCTCGTCGTCTGCGATATTAACGAGCATCAGGTTCGCCGGGCGGTCGAGGAATTCGGGGCGAAGGCGGTGGATCCGGCCGATATTTACGATGCGGCATGCGATATCTACGCGCCTTGCGCGCTCGGAGCCACGATCAACGATGAGACGATTCCCCGGCTTAAAGCCAAAATCGTCGCGGGGTCTGCCAACAACCAATTGCAGGAAGAACGCCACGGCCGCATGCTGTACGAGCTTGGCATCGCTTATGCGCCGGATTACGTGCTCAATGCCGGCGGCGTCATCAACATCGCCGACGAGCTGAACGGCTACAATCGGGAGCGCGCTTTCCGGAAGATCGAGGAGATTCGATTCGGCATCGCCCGCATTTTTTCCATTTCGAAGGAGTTGGGAATCCCGACCGATCAGGCGGCCGCCAGGCTTGCCGAAGAACGGATCGCCGCGATTCGCAGCGCGAAAGGCATTTTCGTGCGGGAAGAACTGAACGCGCTCGGCAGACGATAA
- a CDS encoding MFS transporter: protein MATLTIRAIVRNRPGALAAISQVIASFGCNIERVIVVRSRNPGHARLKLDACCGEQERLDSLLAGLEGLKDVVRIRAKAARSGSAAYWIVAYSLFVAILGINVASPLYAVYKQMWALTPGTVTLVYAAYAFAVIPSIVLFGQLSDRLGSRGILIGGLISAMLGSLFLALADGLPPLLVARLFQGLSAGMFNGVAIAAMTILHRERSRSKAAYAAAIAVTAGNALGPVLGGALAQYGPLPTQLPYFVHILLTLPGFAGLLFVRIGPDGAGQKANRLRWPAVPAQAKPAFYPAALTSFIAWGVISLYMSVIPSSMEAWTGRSSLSAAGVAAALAMGVSAASQPLLRFLSPLRGVMIGFGCIAAGLALLIVALSHPTLWMLMLSTVCVGLGHGPLYAASLAAVNAAAPDGMRGDLVSVFYAMTYLGVAVPVLGLGYATSWIGLTAATAAFACAMAALAALAGRGWFNLYRRD, encoded by the coding sequence ATGGCAACGCTCACGATTCGCGCGATCGTACGCAACCGGCCGGGGGCGTTGGCGGCCATCTCGCAAGTGATCGCTTCGTTCGGCTGCAACATCGAGCGCGTGATCGTCGTGCGCTCGCGCAATCCCGGTCATGCGCGCCTGAAGCTCGACGCCTGCTGCGGCGAGCAAGAACGGTTGGACTCGTTGCTTGCGGGGCTGGAAGGGCTGAAGGATGTCGTGCGAATCCGGGCAAAGGCGGCACGAAGCGGCTCCGCCGCTTATTGGATTGTCGCCTACAGCTTGTTCGTCGCGATTTTAGGAATTAATGTGGCTTCTCCGCTGTATGCGGTATACAAGCAGATGTGGGCGCTGACGCCCGGGACGGTAACGCTCGTCTATGCGGCCTACGCCTTTGCGGTTATCCCCTCCATCGTGCTGTTCGGCCAGTTATCGGACCGGCTCGGATCGCGCGGCATTCTGATCGGCGGCCTGATCTCCGCGATGCTGGGCTCGCTCTTCCTGGCGCTGGCGGACGGTCTGCCGCCGTTGCTGGTCGCGCGGTTGTTTCAAGGGTTGTCGGCCGGCATGTTCAATGGCGTGGCGATTGCGGCGATGACGATTTTGCACCGGGAGCGAAGCCGCAGCAAGGCGGCCTATGCGGCGGCGATCGCGGTCACGGCGGGCAACGCGCTCGGACCGGTCTTGGGCGGCGCTTTGGCGCAATACGGTCCTCTGCCGACGCAGCTGCCTTATTTCGTTCATATTCTGCTGACATTGCCCGGCTTTGCCGGTTTGCTGTTCGTCCGCATCGGCCCGGACGGTGCCGGGCAGAAAGCGAATCGCCTGCGCTGGCCCGCGGTTCCGGCGCAGGCGAAGCCCGCCTTCTATCCGGCGGCGCTGACGTCCTTCATCGCCTGGGGAGTGATCAGCTTGTACATGTCGGTGATTCCATCTTCGATGGAGGCATGGACGGGAAGGTCCAGCCTGTCGGCCGCAGGCGTCGCGGCCGCCCTGGCGATGGGCGTTTCGGCGGCGAGCCAGCCCCTTCTGCGGTTTCTGTCTCCTCTGAGAGGGGTCATGATCGGCTTCGGCTGCATCGCGGCCGGATTGGCGCTGCTCATCGTCGCGTTGTCGCATCCGACGCTTTGGATGCTGATGCTGTCCACCGTTTGCGTCGGTCTCGGTCACGGTCCGCTGTACGCCGCGAGTCTGGCGGCCGTCAATGCGGCGGCTCCCGACGGCATGAGGGGCGATCTCGTCTCCGTTTTTTACGCGATGACGTATCTCGGCGTCGCCGTTCCGGTTCTCGGTCTTGGCTATGCGACGTCATGGATCGGGCTGACGGCCGCTACCGCGGCGTTCGCTTGCGCGATGGCGGCGCTGGCCGCGCTGGCCGGGCGCGGTTGGTTCAACTTGTACAGGAGGGATTGA
- a CDS encoding NAD-dependent succinate-semialdehyde dehydrogenase encodes MKTPIELDRYSCNWIGGERVQGTAAMEVENPATGRTIARVPDLEDEAVDRAIESAGQAFDSWSRLPAGVRAGYLNEWAQRLLDHSEELASLLTLEQGKPLVESRGEIAGAAAIIRWYAEEGKRAYGEIIPASNEGQQLLVYREAAGVVGLITPMNFPAATVARKVAPALAAGCTLVLKPAETTPLTAIALFDHLMATGIPAGAANLVTGEAARIGARLMAHPAIRKISFTGSTRIGKLLMEQAARTVKKVSLELGGNSPVIVFPDADPEKAAADIVANKFENCGQVCNGINRIYVHEDIRDAFVAALLSRVRRLRTGPGLSEGADVGPLISGAALAKVERLVGDAVAKGGELLAGGRRLQAEPYADGYFYAPTLIAGVTGEMDIAREEIFGPVAPVLAFRTEEEVVAAANDTDYGLAAYVYTQNFARIHRMIRVLKTGNIGVNGTSLAYPQAPFGGVKESGIGREGGRQGLEEYTVLKYVALTTE; translated from the coding sequence ATGAAAACGCCAATAGAGCTGGATCGATACAGTTGCAACTGGATCGGCGGAGAACGGGTTCAAGGCACGGCGGCAATGGAAGTGGAAAATCCGGCAACCGGAAGGACGATCGCCCGGGTGCCCGATCTGGAGGACGAAGCCGTCGATCGCGCGATAGAAAGCGCCGGGCAGGCATTCGATTCGTGGTCGCGGCTGCCGGCGGGCGTTCGAGCGGGTTATCTGAACGAATGGGCGCAGCGCCTGCTCGACCATTCGGAGGAGCTCGCCAGCTTGCTGACCCTCGAGCAAGGCAAGCCGCTCGTCGAGTCGCGCGGCGAGATCGCGGGCGCGGCGGCGATCATCCGCTGGTATGCGGAAGAAGGAAAGCGGGCTTACGGCGAAATTATCCCCGCCTCCAACGAGGGGCAGCAACTGCTCGTATACCGGGAGGCGGCCGGCGTCGTCGGCCTGATCACGCCGATGAATTTCCCGGCGGCGACCGTGGCTCGCAAGGTCGCTCCCGCTCTGGCGGCCGGCTGCACCCTCGTCTTAAAGCCGGCCGAGACGACGCCGCTTACCGCCATCGCCTTGTTCGACCATTTGATGGCGACCGGCATCCCGGCCGGAGCGGCCAATCTGGTCACGGGCGAAGCGGCCCGCATCGGCGCCCGTTTGATGGCCCATCCGGCGATCCGAAAAATTTCGTTTACCGGGTCGACCCGCATCGGGAAGCTGCTCATGGAGCAGGCCGCCCGGACGGTTAAAAAGGTGTCGCTGGAGCTGGGCGGCAACTCGCCGGTCATCGTCTTCCCGGATGCCGATCCGGAAAAAGCGGCTGCCGACATTGTCGCGAACAAGTTCGAAAACTGCGGTCAGGTATGCAACGGCATCAATCGGATTTATGTTCACGAGGACATCCGCGATGCCTTCGTCGCCGCCCTGCTCTCCCGCGTGCGCCGTCTTCGGACGGGCCCGGGCTTGTCCGAAGGCGCGGATGTAGGTCCGCTGATCAGCGGCGCTGCGCTCGCCAAGGTCGAGCGTCTTGTCGGCGACGCCGTCGCCAAGGGCGGCGAATTGCTGGCGGGCGGCCGCCGGCTGCAGGCGGAACCGTATGCGGACGGCTACTTCTATGCGCCTACGCTGATTGCCGGGGTCACGGGAGAGATGGACATCGCGCGCGAGGAGATCTTCGGTCCGGTCGCGCCGGTGCTGGCGTTTCGAACGGAGGAGGAGGTCGTGGCGGCCGCCAACGACACCGACTACGGACTTGCTGCTTATGTATATACGCAGAATTTCGCGCGCATTCACCGCATGATTCGGGTATTGAAAACAGGCAACATCGGCGTTAACGGAACTTCGCTCGCCTACCCGCAGGCTCCGTTCGGCGGGGTGAAGGAGAGCGGCATCGGCAGGGAAGGCGGCCGTCAGGGGCTTGAGGAATACACGGTGCTGAAGTACGTTGCCCTGACGACGGAGTGA
- a CDS encoding ACT domain-containing protein gives MTGYRLPDEQAAARALRVVFRNSPDALLRIVGVLNRSGIALVSMELQPAAEPGVFRLDLGVKLSARDCRLLRERLRKLISVLGAEEKDAGEPEGGAPGDGVGLSEHSGSRSGADTGCG, from the coding sequence ATGACCGGATACCGTCTCCCGGATGAACAGGCGGCCGCCCGCGCGCTCAGAGTGGTGTTCCGCAACTCCCCGGACGCTTTGCTGCGAATCGTCGGAGTGCTGAACCGCAGCGGCATCGCGCTCGTAAGCATGGAATTGCAGCCCGCGGCCGAACCGGGCGTCTTTAGACTGGATCTGGGCGTGAAGCTGTCGGCGCGCGACTGCCGGCTGCTTCGCGAACGGCTGCGCAAGCTCATCTCGGTGCTCGGCGCGGAAGAAAAAGACGCCGGCGAACCCGAAGGCGGCGCGCCCGGCGACGGCGTGGGCCTGTCGGAGCACAGCGGTTCCCGAAGCGGGGCCGATACAGGCTGCGGTTGA